In one Alnus glutinosa chromosome 12, dhAlnGlut1.1, whole genome shotgun sequence genomic region, the following are encoded:
- the LOC133852446 gene encoding histidine-containing phosphotransfer protein 1-like: MDGVVQLQKQLVDYSASLFDEGILDEQFNQLQQLQDESNPDFVVEVVSLFFEDSERLLNELGKALEQQTVDFKKVDAHVHQLKGSSSSIGAQRVQKLCIGFRNYCEELNTEGCLKCLQQVKHEYSLVKTKLETLFKLERQLIAAGGSIPT; this comes from the exons ATGGATGGTGTGGTTCAGTTGCAGAAGCAGTTAGTTGACTATTCAGCCTCACTCTTTGATGAG GGAATTCTGGATGAGCAGTTTAACCAGCTTCAGCAGCTGCAAGATGAGAGCAACCCGGATTTTGTGGTTGAAGTTGTGTCTCTGTTCTTTGAGGATTCTGAGAGGCTTCTCAACGAACTGGGAAAAGCCCT GGAACAGCAAACTGTCGATTTTAAAAAGGTGGATGCACATGTTCACCAGTTGAAGGGTAGCAGCTCCAG TATTGGCGCACAGAGGGTTCAAAAACTCTGCATTGGCTTCAGAAATTACTGCGAGGAGCTGAATACTGAAGG GTGTCTTAAATGTCTGCAACAAGTAAAGCATGAGTATTCTCTTGTGAAAACCAAGCTTGAAACTCTGTTCAAG CTTGAGCGACAACTTATTGCTGCCGGTGGTTCAATTCCTACGTAG